The genomic window GACACGGTCGACTGGTACGGCCTCGGGCCCGGTGAGGCGTACCGGGACACGACCGCGGCAGCGCGCCTGGGCAGCTACCGGCACACGGTCGACGCGCTCCAGACCCCGTACGTGCGCCCGCAGGAGAACGGCAACCGGCACGCGGTCCGCCGAGCCCTGCTGACGGGTCCGCGCGGCGGACTGCTGATCGGCGGCGCGCCCTCGTACGACCTCACGGTCCGCCGCTGGACGAGTGCGGACCTGGACGCCGCCCGGCACACCATCGATCTGGTGCCCGGCGACCGGGTGCACGTCAACCTGGATGCGGCGCACCACGGCATCGGTACGGCGTCCTGCGGTCCGGGCCCGCTCGCACGGCACGCGCTCGACGCCGGGCCGACCGCGCTGCGGCTGGTCCTGCGCGCCCTGTGACACACGTACCGAAAACCGCCCGGGCCGACCGCCCGTGAACCCCGCCACGAAGAGCCCGATGCAGAGTCCGATGAAGAGTCCGATCCGGAGGAACCCCATGTCCGTTGCCACCCGCCGCCGCGTGCTCGTCGTCGGCATCGACGGGGTGCGCCTCGACACGCTGAGGAGGCTCGACACGCCCCATCTCGACACGCTGGCGGCGGCCGGGTTCCTCGCACCGGTCGTCGTCGAGCCCGGCACACCCACCATGTCGGGGCCGTGCTGGGCGACCGTCGTGACCGGGGTGACCGTCGACAAGCACGCCGTGTGGAGCAACGACTTCAGCGGCAACCGCCTCGCGGTCTTCCCGGACTTCACGACCCGGCTGCAGTCCTCCGGACGGCGCACCTACGTGGCGGCCGGCTGGGAACCGCTGATGACGGTGGCGCACGGCGGCCCCCTCTTCCGCGGGCCGGGGCGGACGTCCTACGCGGCCCCGGCCGCCGACGACTGCGAGGGCTGGGAGGAGGCCGACGAACTGGTCACCGCCGACGCCGTGCGGGTGCTCGCCGAGGACGGCCCCGAGGCGTCCTTCGTCTATCTGGGCGCGGTCGACGAGACCGCCCACATCCTCGGCTGCGGCGAGGAGTACGAGCGCTCGATCCTCCGGGCCGACGAGCGGCTCGGCCGCCTGCTCGCCGCGGTGCGCGGGCGTGCCTCCCACGCCGACGAGGCCTGGACGGTCATCGTGGTCACGGACCACGGCCACCGCGACGAGGGCGGCCACGGCGGCCGTTCGGAGCTGGAGCGCACCGCCTGGATCGCGTGCGCGGGCCCCGACGTCCCGGCGGGCGCCCGCGTCGGCGAACTCCGGCACCAGGACGTCGCCGCCCAGGTGTTCGCGTCACTGGACCTCGTCCCGGACTCGCACTGGACCCTGGACGGGCGGCCGTTCGCCGTCGAGCCGAGGGCCGTCCTCCTCGACATGGACGGCACGCTCACCGACACCGAAACTCTGTGGTGGCGCACCGCGCAGGAGGTGGCGGACGGGCTCGGACACCTGCTGTCCGACGCGGACACCTCCGAGGTGGTGGGCCGCTGCGTTGAGGACACCGCCGCCCATCTGCGGCGCGTCTCAGGCACCGAGCGCCCGCTCGACACCGTCGTGGCTGAGCTCGAAGCCCGTTTCCTCGCGGCCGTCCAGGAGGAGACCGTCGTGCTGCCGGGTGCCCGTGAACTCCTTGACACACTGCGGGACATGGGCATTCCCGCGGCTCTGGTCACCGCCTCGCCCCGGCCCGTCGTGGAATCCGTGCTCAAGCTGCTCGGTGCCGAGTCGTTCCAGGTGACGGTGGTCGCGGACGACACGGAGCGTACGAAGCCGCACCCCGAGCCGTATCTGGTCGCGGCCCGGGCGCTGGGCGTGGATCCGGCGGGCTGTCTGGCGGTCGAGGACAGCCCCGCGGGCATCGCCGCGGCACAGGCCGCGGGCTGCCGGGTCGCCGTCGTCCCCTCGCTCCTGCCGGTCGGGGCGGCCCCCGGGCGGCGGGTGCTGACCGGCTTGCAGGAGCTGGTGGAGCTCCTGCAGGCCGGCCGGGCACCCCGTGGCGGGCGGGAAAGGTGCTAGGGAGTGCCCCCTAGGTCGTGTCTGACAAATGGCGCCGTCCGCCCGCAGGGCGGGGTGCGCGGCGTCCGGTGCGTGCAATCGCAAGGCGGAAAATCATCCTCGTACTGGACGTACTCGGATGACTCCGACAACGCAGCGTGGGGGCACCTCCCGTGCCCGAAGGGCTACGGGGGTGGGGGCACCTCCCAGGCGCGAGCTCTGGGGGAGCGTGCCGGGCATCGCGCGC from Streptomyces sp. FIT100 includes these protein-coding regions:
- a CDS encoding HAD-IA family hydrolase, producing the protein MSVATRRRVLVVGIDGVRLDTLRRLDTPHLDTLAAAGFLAPVVVEPGTPTMSGPCWATVVTGVTVDKHAVWSNDFSGNRLAVFPDFTTRLQSSGRRTYVAAGWEPLMTVAHGGPLFRGPGRTSYAAPAADDCEGWEEADELVTADAVRVLAEDGPEASFVYLGAVDETAHILGCGEEYERSILRADERLGRLLAAVRGRASHADEAWTVIVVTDHGHRDEGGHGGRSELERTAWIACAGPDVPAGARVGELRHQDVAAQVFASLDLVPDSHWTLDGRPFAVEPRAVLLDMDGTLTDTETLWWRTAQEVADGLGHLLSDADTSEVVGRCVEDTAAHLRRVSGTERPLDTVVAELEARFLAAVQEETVVLPGARELLDTLRDMGIPAALVTASPRPVVESVLKLLGAESFQVTVVADDTERTKPHPEPYLVAARALGVDPAGCLAVEDSPAGIAAAQAAGCRVAVVPSLLPVGAAPGRRVLTGLQELVELLQAGRAPRGGRERC